A window of the Bactrocera neohumeralis isolate Rockhampton unplaced genomic scaffold, APGP_CSIRO_Bneo_wtdbg2-racon-allhic-juicebox.fasta_v2 cluster09, whole genome shotgun sequence genome harbors these coding sequences:
- the LOC126764133 gene encoding uncharacterized protein LOC126764133: protein MFSKRQYSQKFRDFWLKDPILKDWLQVVEDNDGNKVAKCRVAESLYRFKKSYNNQRKKMLRLTRFIQNFLSNQYVDTKVSKTKEAGLSLFTAMHTSVCVIDHLGQAINHSLTNEEDKIKLHRTKCSNIIMNVWAPHFSDLLKEDLKGQPYSIIIDESIDIMKNLGIVIIYYSNRFEKVVSTYLDLVRLNDCDANSIVSAIKDVLQRFESQLINMMGIGTDNASVMTGVNEGVYAKLKREVPHLNLIRCICHSLQLAVSSAAKLFLPRNLEYIISETYNWFSRSVSRQAKYKDLYKAINDGKTH, encoded by the exons ATGTTTAGTAAACGACAGTATTCTCAAAAATTTAGAGATTTCTGGCTCAAAGACCCTATTTTAAAAGATTGGTTACAAGTTGTAGAAGATAATGACGGCAATAAAGTAGCTAAGTGTAGGGTTGCGGAATCACTATACAGATTTAAAAAGTCATACAACAACCAAAGAAAGAAAATGCTAAG ATTAACACGGTTCATCCAAAACTTCCTTTCAAACCAATATGTAGATACTAAAGTATCAAAAACAAAAGAGGCTGGGCTTTCATTGTTTACAGCCATGCACACGAGCGTATGTGTGATTGATCATTTAGGCCAGGCTATTAATCACTCTCTTACCAATGAAGAGGATAAAATAAAGTTACATCGAACAAAGTGTTCAAATATCATCATGAATGTTTGGGCACCACATTTCTCTGATCTACTAAAAGAAGATTTAAAAGGTCAACCTTACAGTATCATAATTGATGAATCAATCGATATTATGAAAAACCTAGGAATTGTAATAATCTATTACAGTAATCGTTTCGAGAAGGTCGTATCTACATATTTAGATTTAGTAAGGTTAAATGACTGTGATGCTAATAGTATTGTTTCTGCAATTAAAGACGTTCTTCAGCGGTTTGAAtcacaattaataaatatgatgGGTATTGGAACCGACAATGCATCAGTTATGACTGGTGTAAATGAAGGTGTTTACGCTAAATTAAAAAGAGAGGTCCCTCATTTGAATTTAATCCGTTGTATATGTCATTCACTACAATTAGCCGTCTCCAGTGCTGCTAAACTGTTTTTACCACGAAATCTAGAGTATATAATTAGTGAAACTTACAATTGGTTCTCCCGATCTGTGTCAAGACAagctaaatataaagatttgtataAAGCAATAAATGATGGAAAAACCCACTGA